One part of the Algibacter sp. L1A34 genome encodes these proteins:
- the smpB gene encoding SsrA-binding protein SmpB, translating into MQNKINIQNKKARFLYEILDKYTAGIVLSGTEIKSIRSSRASIAESFCEFNEAGELFVINMTVEEYIYGNYYNHKPKAERKLLLNRKELKKLYKEVQNTGLTIIPLRLFINDNGYAKLVIALAKGKKLYDKRESIKDRDNKRNLDRIKKIYK; encoded by the coding sequence ATGCAAAATAAGATAAACATACAGAACAAAAAGGCGCGCTTTCTATACGAGATTTTAGATAAGTACACCGCAGGAATTGTACTTTCGGGTACTGAAATTAAGTCGATTAGAAGTAGTAGAGCATCTATTGCCGAAAGTTTTTGCGAGTTTAACGAGGCTGGCGAACTTTTTGTGATAAATATGACTGTTGAGGAATATATTTATGGAAATTATTACAACCATAAACCAAAAGCGGAACGAAAATTGCTGCTTAACCGAAAGGAATTAAAAAAATTATATAAAGAGGTTCAAAATACCGGTTTAACTATTATTCCGTTACGTTTATTTATTAACGATAATGGTTATGCTAAGCTTGTAATTGCTTTAGCTAAAGGTAAAAAACTTTATGATAAACGTGAATCGATAAAAGATCGAGATAATAAGCGAAATCTAGACCGAATTAAGAAAATTTACAAATAA